The Gossypium hirsutum isolate 1008001.06 chromosome D02, Gossypium_hirsutum_v2.1, whole genome shotgun sequence region TCCATTTCAACTTATCAGTTCTCAACATGTCGATGgtgaattcttttttcttttgtttcatcCAAGAagctgaaaaataataatattattttatcaaaGCATATTTGTTATTTTGTGATCCTCACCTGACTTGGTCGGAGGTCTACCAGTTCTTCCCCTACGAGGATAGGGGTACTTGGCAGATCCTCCGAGAACCGGGCGGGCGTATTTGGGCCCTTGTCGGGGTTCCCCAAATCATTGTAATAAGCGTAGTCATAGACACGATCCCATTCTTGAAGCTCTCCTTGGCCATTGCTTCTCAAGGCCATCAGCTCTTGTTCTGTGTATTGAAGCAGCGGCTTCGGCATCTCATGCGGAAGATACgtctaaaaaaaaaatcaaacattttaaacTACGATTTTAGCCAAAAGAAAAACTGAAACTCCCAAAGAGAAAAACAATCGAAGAACTGACCTTGTTAGTGAAGAAAACTCGAGGTTTATCGTATTTCTTGTCGGGATAAACCCAAGAACCGCAGACAAAGTGAAGCCGATCATGACCTGGAACATGTTCGAGAGTGAGAGTTTTGAGGTAGAACTCACTGTAATGATTGTTTTTAATGAGGAAAGCTCCAGGTAATCCGATTTCCTCCTCGAAATCAAAGTTAACGTCGAATTTAGATCCTCCAGCCACTGCCGATGTTATTGTAGAGTTCCAGTCCTCCAAATATGCTTCTTTCCCCAGCTTTCCTTGCAAcccattatttaaaaatataaaaaaaaatttaattattagattaggACTAATATTAATTAGTGCATGGCATTTCATATGAAAATGCATTTTTTACTGTTTACTTCTAtgctcaaaaaaaaaatcattcccTTGAAcagaaccaaaaagaaaaagaaagttcaatatttttcatcaacaatgataataaaaaatttccTGAGGTTAAAGATGATATGTACGTGTCAGTGTATAAAAGGGAAGTGGTCGTTATGAAGTATAAACTATTGATAGCAATGGCAGGCTTTTGTTTTGACTTTAAGAGACAAAATAACAAATATGCtttgataaaataatattattaattttcagCTTCTtagataaaacaaaaagaaaaaggaattcaCCAGCATCGACATGTTGAGAACTGATAAGCTGTTACAAGCTCAATTTGCCTGGCCCAAAACCCAATTATCCTTTAAATCCAACTATCCCTTAAACCCAACAACCTAAAATCCTTTTAACCCTAGCccacaataattaaaaaaaaaggaaaaactaagaaAACCCTAAGCTAGCCGCCGCCCTAGCCTTGTCAGCCACTTGCTCCACCGTTTGTCAGCCACTTGCCACCCCCAACTGCTCCTGCAAGAGGAGCACGCAAGCAACAaggaaaataatagaaatatatgTAGTGGCTATATAAAAGCCTAAGAGATCAGATTATAAAGGATGATTTTCTTGGGAAAGAATACAAGCAATTTATTTTTTAGAGTAATCCCCAAAAACACAAAATTACAGTAAgagtttgaagaaaaaaaaataaaacaaagcaaacaTTTAAGGGTATTTCCTCTTTTATTGGCaatttttctcatttattttgaAACCATACATACACACcgatatttcattttctttttttctaaatagtcatatacaatacaaagatttcattttattttgattttttatttttttggttacatatatatatatacgaagTAAAAAAAGGGCATAAAAAGGATAAAAATCTCACCCCTTTGGATTTTTGGCCACCGTGTGCGGTGGCTGGCGGCGGGCTAGCGACGGCGAGGACGGCTGAGGCTGGCTGGCTTCTTGGTCGGAATCTGGGCTGACCCAGAGAGAAGAGAGAagcctttttttgttttttttttaaacttggggagaatgattttttaaaaaaaaatttaagctttTATAAAGGACCAAAACGCCTTTTTGGTCGGTTTCCTCAGACGTCAAAACAACGTTGTTTTGAGTAGGCTGACCcgacccaacccaacccaacccagttaagctaggatccgcgtgttttatgAAAATGGGAAATTTACGCGCACAGTCCCTCCgctttttatcattttacaattaagtttgtTATGCTTTTAATTTCGCCCATTTGATTTTGTTTCGTCTTCATTTTGGTCCCGTGTAAAGCGCAACGTTTTGGAGGGAAGGGAAAATTTCCTTTTTAGTCCCCCATGTCATTCGCGCACTTCAAATGGATCCTTCCTCTTACTTTTATTTTGAGTTGGCCCCAGAACTATGTTTTTGTTGCGATTTTAGTCCTTCTTTTGTTCATTTCATGtctttatcattaaattaattattttaatataatataattatatcatatttaatattattttttattattattaggttTATTACCGTAGGTACCGTTATTGTTTTCTAATATgattatgttacttattatttgctactttttaatattattaatacattctatttattttttgtactgcattacaatttttattatcatattatatttAGTATTGCTTTAATATTATGTTaagtattatattttattattattattacattattagtacattatttattattttccttttttattgttACTTATCATTTGctacttttttaatattattaatatattctttttatttttgtactgcattataattttattatcacaTTATATTTAGTATTGCTTTAATATATGTtaactattatatttattactattattattattatcacatattagtacattatttatatttttcttttttattgttacttattatttgctacttttttaatattattaatatattctatttatttcttGTACTggattataattattattatatatatttagtattgctttaatattatattaactattatattttattactattatttattacattattagtacattattttattattttctttttattgtaaatattattattattattttaatattttaatattatatttaatattttcattatttgtatcattattttcattatttattcttATGCgtcatttatttatgtattttttctttattttattttggttatctTTGATCTGTAATTAGTTCGTGTGCTTGCTAATTCCTTTATGCTTGTCTCTTATATAATTTCTATTAATGCATTTATTTTGTTTGTACATATCATCACGTAGCCTGTTTTGCATTTTATTACAAATTCATGTTATATTAACCATTATTCGACCAAAATGATTCTTTGCAAAGGCAATATCCGGTATTTAGAAATTCGGAAGCCGtgcctaacgtattgggtttcgattttcctcgtttaATCTAAATACTTAATAtccttttttatcaaaaaaaataaaaatacataaattttagttaaaaaaattattctcgaGAATTcgaaatgtcgtgtcctaacgtgtTGGATGTGACATTTGTTATCCCGAGATAAGGTTttctaaaacaaggcaatgtttgatGCTCGAAAATTcagggaatcgtgccctatcgtgctaggtttcgatttctcgtttgttcaaaataatcaaatgttcctttagaatttcattcgtattctttaaattctaaaacaagaCAATGtctaatgtttggaaattcgagggatcgtgccctaccgtgctgggttcgGTTTCTCGTTGAACTAAATAATtagacatccttttgtaattttcaatatATAGatttttgaaagtaaaaaaattatcgtGTTCTCAAGTTAATAAAACATCGTGTCCTATCGTGTTGGATATGATGCTGCATTCTTTtgaaataagagaattttgacgaccaacttgaattattcaaattttttaaggaaccatatttcaaaaataactttaaatcttagacataaggacagtaattaatcaatttggtactaattttgggcgttatgagggtgctaatccttcctcgtacgtaaccactcccgaacccattttttttattttcgtagacgaaatcgttgttttagtaaaacaaaacttttaaacaattaaattataaggTGGTCCGATCATCACACCTAATAAAAtatcggtggtgactcccatgttcgttttcattttcaaaaccaaagtcgatccccgttttcgaaaatggtttcgacagcttggcgactccactgggaccaataagagagtcaagccataaaattgattatcTGCTGTCTTTTTGTCAATGAATTggaaatttgttttgaaaatcatgattTCTTCAATTGCATCGATTGTATGATTGTTATGGTTCGGGTCTTGTAAAATAATagtgcattgcattgcatgactgtTGTGGTCACACCTTCTAAGTAGGAGTAGAAACTATGCTtccgtgaggttttcacctcgcatgggctagtggattgcttccgggatacatctgtacctatgatttcgtgaatttcatccgcatggtcatagggaaatgtattccccaaACCGAACTCGATCCATAGAGCTATAatggtgaggatcgaggaatctgttggttcgagtacccttactctagaatcgaaccacatatagtgaaccttaaaAGCTATCCTTGGGTAGAGCTGCATCAACCTTAGTATTTCCCATATGTGTGTTTGATTATCTTGTTGTGCTTGTATTTTATACTTATTTCGATACTACTTGtgttttgattgtgttttgcatgacattgcatactaaaggaggtgttgattcgtattcaattactaagttagaaaTTTTAACATAGAGAATGAATTCTAATAAAGTTGAGGATAATACGGACGTCGCGCATGGTCAGAGAAGTACAATCGGAGAAGGGGATAGCTTGACAGAAGGATATACATCAGAGTTGTAGGAATTCACTCGCGTCAATGTAGCACAGAATGagttgcaa contains the following coding sequences:
- the LOC121214628 gene encoding linoleate 9S-lipoxygenase 1-like isoform X1, which gives rise to MSMLLGKEAYLEDWNSTITSAVAGGSKFDVNFDFEEEIGLPGAFLIKNNHYSEFYLKTLTLEHVPGHDRLHFVCGSWVYPDKKYDKPRVFFTNKTYLPHEMPKPLLQYTEQELMALRSNGQGELQEWDRVYDYAYYNDLGNPDKGPNTPARFSEDLPSTPILVGEELVDLRPSQFMKPIKKRCMEVIEIQNIFLHQNNSNFDLFRFHLLVPIVVTG
- the LOC121214628 gene encoding linoleate 9S-lipoxygenase 1-like isoform X2, producing the protein MSMLLGKEAYLEDWNSTITSAVAGGSKFDVNFDFEEEIGLPGAFLIKNNHYSEFYLKTLTLEHVPGHDRLHFVCGSWVYPDKKYDKPRVFFTNKTYLPHEMPKPLLQYTEQELMALRSNGQGELQEWDRVYDYAYYNDLGNPDKGPNTPARFSEDLPSTPILVGEELVDLRPSQGVEQMAQHLRITRKGKGIQGRWW